A single genomic interval of Pyrobaculum arsenaticum DSM 13514 harbors:
- a CDS encoding aldo/keto reductase — MKRSCFKRVGCVPSIGLGTWGIGGGFWSPDSSRDEEWTAAIEYAVEKGLRLIDTAEMYGGGHAEELVGRAIKRYKRDELFIVTKVWPTNARYEDVLKSAQASSVRLGTYIDLYLLHWPSDTVPICETVRAFETLVDRGIIRHFGVSNFSLRQIQEAEACAKKYELAAVENHYSLYNRRDEADVIPYALSNGIMYIAYTPLEKGALAKDPLLAEIAKSYGATPIQIALAWYVKRGVVPIPKAGRREHIDEIAGALHVELSDEDFVRISGVQRR, encoded by the coding sequence GTGAAAAGAAGTTGTTTTAAAAGAGTAGGATGTGTGCCGTCAATTGGCCTAGGCACGTGGGGCATCGGCGGGGGCTTCTGGTCGCCGGATAGTAGCAGAGACGAGGAATGGACCGCGGCTATTGAATACGCAGTTGAAAAAGGGCTGAGGCTAATAGACACCGCGGAGATGTACGGCGGAGGACATGCAGAGGAGCTAGTGGGGAGGGCCATAAAGAGGTACAAGAGAGATGAGCTTTTCATCGTGACAAAGGTATGGCCCACCAACGCCCGATACGAGGACGTGCTCAAGTCTGCCCAGGCCAGCTCGGTGCGGCTGGGCACCTACATCGATCTCTACCTCCTCCACTGGCCCTCCGATACTGTGCCTATATGCGAGACTGTGAGGGCCTTCGAGACGCTTGTCGACCGCGGCATAATTCGTCACTTTGGAGTGAGCAATTTCTCCCTGCGCCAGATACAAGAGGCGGAGGCTTGTGCCAAGAAGTACGAGCTCGCCGCCGTAGAGAACCACTATTCGCTGTACAACAGGAGGGACGAGGCTGACGTCATTCCCTACGCCCTTTCAAACGGGATTATGTACATTGCTTACACCCCCCTGGAAAAAGGCGCATTGGCAAAAGACCCACTTCTTGCTGAAATCGCCAAGAGCTACGGTGCAACACCTATACAGATCGCCCTCGCGTGGTACGTCAAGCGTGGAGTTGTCCCCATTCCAAAAGCCGGGAGGCGGGAGCATATAGATGAAATAGCTGGCGCATTGCATGTGGAGCTAAGCGATGAGGACTTCGTCAGGATCTCTGGAGTTCAGAGAAGATAA
- the tes gene encoding tetraether lipid synthase Tes, whose protein sequence is MSKQVAELATVREEKPARLVDLSKYNLPERYKTTLLNEKWQSTLKRQYGLPAHTRVVKATLSLCPVCNARIPAVVYEENGAIWLKKSCPHHGVFEDLYWGDAEMYYYFLQWDRPEYIAKGLANPYTDLEFYKDMGSCPEGCGLCPVHKSNTVLAIIDVTNRCNMACPVCFANAGAAGYVYEPTLEQIEYMLRTLRAQKPWPPNAIQISGGEPTLRDDLPEIVRMAKKLGFTHIEINTNGIRLANDIEYYKALLDAGISTLYLQFDTIDEKNEGVWRHRLYHPKAYRIIKEKVIENARKLGHRSIVLVVTLAKNYNDQDLGKIVDFAVQNRDVVRWVNIQPVSFSGRAKLYSKEELRKYRITIPDTIIEIEKQTGGVISRWDWRPTNWPVALAKMVEALTDSPKPLFSMNPMCGAATFIYYDEDEKRIYPITKLVDVDAFEKGAWDIYYTAVKGGIHKQTAKVKALKLLKAVKHKKVKDLIYDFLVRKDYDSLGRFFFNVVGIGIMHFMDTMNYDVERVQRCDIHYATPDGRVFPFCTYNVVGHREKVESSFKVDPKTWVKVTGLSLTGWNKQKFAEFK, encoded by the coding sequence ATGAGCAAGCAAGTTGCCGAGCTGGCTACAGTCCGAGAAGAGAAGCCAGCCAGACTTGTGGATTTGTCTAAGTACAACCTACCTGAAAGGTACAAGACCACTCTCCTCAACGAGAAGTGGCAGTCTACGTTGAAGAGGCAGTACGGACTGCCAGCCCACACCAGGGTGGTTAAAGCAACTCTCTCCCTTTGCCCAGTCTGCAACGCCAGAATACCCGCCGTAGTGTATGAAGAAAACGGCGCGATATGGCTGAAGAAGAGCTGTCCACACCACGGCGTCTTTGAAGACCTCTACTGGGGCGACGCAGAGATGTACTACTACTTCCTCCAGTGGGACCGCCCTGAGTACATCGCCAAGGGCCTCGCCAACCCATACACGGACCTGGAGTTTTACAAAGACATGGGCTCATGCCCCGAGGGCTGTGGCCTCTGCCCAGTCCACAAGTCCAACACAGTACTCGCCATCATAGACGTCACTAATAGGTGCAATATGGCCTGTCCCGTCTGCTTCGCAAACGCCGGTGCCGCAGGCTATGTCTACGAGCCCACGCTAGAGCAGATCGAGTATATGCTCAGGACACTGAGAGCGCAGAAGCCGTGGCCGCCCAACGCCATTCAGATATCGGGAGGGGAGCCCACTCTCAGAGACGACCTGCCCGAAATAGTGAGGATGGCCAAGAAGCTCGGCTTCACCCACATAGAGATAAACACCAACGGCATAAGACTTGCTAATGATATTGAGTACTACAAGGCGCTTCTTGACGCTGGGATCTCTACTCTGTACCTGCAGTTCGACACAATAGACGAGAAGAACGAGGGCGTCTGGAGGCACAGGCTCTACCACCCCAAGGCCTACAGGATCATAAAGGAGAAGGTCATCGAAAACGCCAGGAAGCTAGGCCACCGCTCCATCGTCCTAGTGGTCACCCTCGCTAAGAACTACAACGACCAAGACCTAGGCAAAATAGTCGACTTCGCCGTTCAGAACAGAGACGTGGTGAGGTGGGTAAACATACAGCCAGTGAGCTTTTCAGGCAGGGCCAAGCTATACAGCAAGGAAGAGCTTAGAAAGTACAGAATAACAATACCTGACACCATAATAGAGATAGAGAAGCAGACAGGCGGCGTCATTAGCAGGTGGGACTGGCGCCCCACCAATTGGCCAGTGGCACTAGCCAAAATGGTAGAGGCGCTGACCGATTCGCCCAAACCGCTCTTCTCAATGAACCCCATGTGCGGCGCCGCCACCTTTATCTACTACGACGAAGACGAGAAGCGGATATACCCCATCACCAAGCTGGTGGACGTAGACGCTTTCGAAAAAGGCGCCTGGGACATATACTACACCGCAGTGAAGGGCGGCATCCACAAACAGACAGCCAAGGTAAAAGCCCTGAAGTTGTTAAAAGCAGTTAAGCACAAGAAGGTGAAAGACTTGATATACGACTTCTTGGTGAGGAAGGACTACGACTCCCTAGGCCGCTTCTTCTTCAACGTTGTAGGCATCGGAATAATGCACTTCATGGATACCATGAACTACGACGTAGAGAGAGTACAGCGCTGTGACATACACTACGCCACGCCCGACGGCAGAGTATTCCCATTCTGTACATATAATGTAGTAGGCCACCGCGAGAAGGTAGAAAGCTCATTCAAAGTAGATCCGAAAACCTGGGTTAAAGTCACAGGACTCTCGCTAACAGGCTGGAACAAGCAAAAATTCGCCGAATTTAAATAG
- a CDS encoding GNAT family N-acetyltransferase: protein MRTSSGSLEFREDKQKALEIIGLYYKGPVKYAKAILERWPRSGGIVAYMNGETAGAEIVYSVDLALTVCVHYYIAVVPEHRRKGVATQLIKKVEEICKAGVYMATTTDDNHATIMLFMKLGYKLYRWTSISKRARNILLKATCGYDDDVLLIKGGDPEEVVKESGDVEKLWRETCLKPYIGL from the coding sequence ATGAGGACTTCGTCAGGATCTCTGGAGTTCAGAGAAGATAAGCAAAAGGCCCTGGAGATAATAGGCCTATACTACAAGGGGCCTGTAAAATACGCAAAGGCGATTCTGGAGAGGTGGCCACGCTCAGGCGGTATCGTTGCGTATATGAACGGCGAGACAGCAGGCGCTGAGATCGTCTACAGTGTGGATCTAGCCCTGACTGTCTGTGTCCACTACTACATCGCGGTGGTGCCTGAGCACCGGAGAAAAGGCGTGGCGACTCAACTCATCAAGAAGGTAGAGGAGATCTGCAAAGCTGGCGTGTACATGGCTACCACTACTGATGATAACCACGCGACCATAATGCTCTTCATGAAGCTTGGATATAAGCTATACAGGTGGACTAGTATAAGCAAAAGGGCGAGAAACATCTTGCTCAAAGCGACATGCGGCTACGACGACGATGTACTTCTTATTAAAGGCGGTGATCCCGAGGAGGTGGTCAAAGAAAGCGGAGATGTCGAAAAGCTGTGGCGGGAGACGTGTCTTAAGCCCTATATAGGCCTATAG
- the endA gene encoding tRNA-intron lyase encodes MRGVLRGLAVVVEDVEFGRRLYKEGFYGRFLGYDKVKREEVDRINAPLVLALYEALYLVERGVLEVVTDSGEKITQTRLVELGREKLKNFDEIYKIYKYFRDLGYVVKSGLKFGALFSVYEKGPGIDHAPMVVVFLEPDKGISATDITRGGRLGHSVKKTFTLATVLKNTGEVILLGFSWARL; translated from the coding sequence ATGAGAGGAGTCTTACGAGGACTCGCCGTAGTTGTCGAAGACGTAGAGTTTGGAAGGAGGTTATACAAAGAGGGATTCTATGGCCGTTTTCTTGGCTATGACAAAGTTAAGCGTGAGGAGGTCGACAGAATAAATGCGCCGCTCGTGCTTGCGCTTTACGAGGCGCTTTACCTCGTCGAGAGGGGCGTACTAGAGGTTGTAACCGATAGCGGGGAAAAAATAACGCAGACGAGGCTAGTGGAGCTCGGCAGAGAGAAATTGAAAAATTTCGACGAGATTTACAAAATTTACAAGTACTTCCGAGACTTAGGCTATGTCGTGAAAAGCGGCCTAAAATTCGGAGCACTATTCTCAGTTTACGAAAAAGGCCCCGGCATAGACCACGCTCCTATGGTTGTGGTATTTCTCGAGCCGGATAAGGGCATATCGGCTACTGACATCACTAGGGGAGGGCGACTAGGCCACAGCGTCAAGAAGACCTTCACCCTGGCAACAGTGTTGAAAAATACGGGAGAGGTGATCCTCCTCGGCTTCTCGTGGGCTAGGCTTTAG
- a CDS encoding nitroreductase family protein — protein MDFFEAVHRRRSVRKFKRAKIPEEDITKIMEAGRAAPTDATLHLWSAVWIRDDVKKAEIARLINQPHVDEGSDFFVFVADLYRLRELLKFRNREMARNKMSLLLFAAVDAALAAENMALAATALGYGSCFIGAVQNAVAELIDMLKLPPLTYPLFGLVIGIPDEDPPQRPRLPLDMLFHKEEYRPYSDIQLGQAYQIMGKITRSGDWLRLLERYAGAEGYFNERGQVLVELLRKTGFT, from the coding sequence GTGGATTTCTTCGAAGCGGTACATAGGAGGCGCTCTGTGAGGAAGTTTAAGCGGGCGAAAATCCCAGAGGAGGACATTACGAAGATTATGGAGGCGGGTAGGGCGGCGCCGACAGATGCCACGCTCCACCTATGGAGTGCGGTTTGGATAAGAGACGATGTGAAGAAGGCTGAGATCGCGAGGCTCATAAATCAGCCGCATGTAGATGAGGGGTCTGACTTCTTTGTATTTGTCGCAGATCTATACCGCCTAAGAGAATTGCTCAAATTCAGAAACCGCGAGATGGCTAGGAACAAAATGTCGCTGTTGTTATTCGCGGCGGTCGACGCCGCGTTGGCGGCCGAGAATATGGCCTTGGCCGCAACTGCCTTGGGCTACGGCAGTTGTTTTATAGGCGCCGTCCAGAACGCCGTAGCAGAGCTTATCGATATGTTAAAACTGCCTCCTCTGACTTATCCACTTTTTGGGCTTGTCATAGGGATACCCGACGAGGATCCCCCACAGCGGCCTAGACTACCTCTAGATATGCTTTTCCACAAAGAGGAGTATAGGCCATATTCCGACATTCAGCTGGGCCAAGCATATCAAATAATGGGGAAGATTACCAGGTCGGGAGACTGGCTAAGGCTACTAGAGCGCTACGCGGGTGCTGAAGGCTATTTCAACGAGAGAGGGCAAGTCCTAGTGGAGCTCTTGAGGAAGACGGGATTTACGTAA
- a CDS encoding AAA family ATPase → MWRIERIELENFRSYKGRHVVSLGDVNILWGRIGAGKTSLLYAVEYALYGRQLEVKERVAKLLDLINVEAHEMRVSLVLSDGGRLLEIERRLGRRGDEKIVVRINGEELRGREAERRLEELLGADEDIYERLIYISHRTLEGFIYGTSQKRSLTVDRLFGIDVIDSVVRVVSSVEKSLLAKAEELRGRLAAYEKYKEVIRRYGGFASVKKRLEDLTKEVETLKEREAALSRDAEDLARKRAEHLAKLREHESMLLEYYKTRSELEVLESATEGGTFDQSTVERLRDALREAVEEFEHVVGEELAEKLSKAGDVESLSIAMMEAYNALSRLQNELEAQIAEAKKLYEQYSARVRKIDEEIAEARERLKRLEKYYARFKELQKTIQSVDSARASLAELRRQIQTLEREVSYSSALRVVALYAAETGAEKCPICGAPVRKEDLLRRVEEVEARHGTLIKEVEELKERASQLEKAVEEAEALSGEVAEYLAVKTRLEELETEREEAAKKALQAEKSWKQLEKKTERLRLLLARVDRRTISDTLAKYGRAVRIRELRKRLREIEDSLKKIGITSDVINIDVNWREVVEELEKTSRKLAEAYREKALLEEVVREVGEDAEALKKKLDNTLYAYGKLQEVKAKLELAKINARARLLEVARSRFNEVFTSLYRYGDIVRVDADLEQRRGFYDFHAITPTGDRYGISKLSDGQRLSIALALALALRDIARINLGFVIFDEPIPYVDVNIRRAFAEVVKALASRFQIVVATQSREFAEMIKEAVPNALLFKVDKKESSEAVVES, encoded by the coding sequence ATGTGGAGGATAGAGAGGATTGAGCTGGAAAACTTCCGCTCCTACAAGGGGAGGCATGTTGTGAGCCTAGGCGATGTGAACATACTGTGGGGGAGAATAGGGGCTGGTAAGACATCTCTCCTATACGCAGTTGAGTACGCCCTCTACGGGAGGCAATTGGAGGTCAAGGAAAGAGTCGCCAAGTTGCTAGACCTAATCAACGTCGAAGCTCACGAGATGCGAGTCTCCCTCGTCCTAAGCGATGGTGGGAGATTGCTCGAGATAGAAAGGCGCCTAGGGAGGCGCGGCGACGAAAAGATAGTGGTGAGAATCAACGGGGAAGAGCTCCGGGGGAGAGAGGCGGAAAGGAGGCTGGAGGAGCTGTTAGGCGCCGACGAGGATATCTACGAAAGACTCATCTACATATCGCATAGGACCCTAGAGGGCTTTATCTACGGCACTTCGCAGAAGAGGTCGCTAACAGTAGATAGGCTCTTCGGTATCGATGTGATAGATAGCGTTGTCCGGGTTGTTTCGTCTGTTGAGAAGTCCCTTTTGGCCAAGGCCGAGGAACTAAGGGGGAGGCTTGCGGCGTATGAGAAGTATAAGGAGGTGATCAGAAGATACGGCGGTTTCGCCAGCGTCAAGAAGCGCCTAGAAGACTTAACAAAAGAGGTAGAAACCCTGAAGGAGAGGGAAGCGGCGCTGTCTAGAGACGCAGAGGACTTAGCAAGAAAAAGAGCGGAGCACTTAGCCAAGCTGAGGGAGCACGAGTCTATGCTCCTTGAGTACTACAAGACAAGATCGGAACTAGAGGTTTTAGAAAGCGCTACAGAGGGGGGGACTTTTGACCAGTCAACAGTGGAGAGGCTGAGAGATGCGCTCAGAGAAGCCGTAGAGGAATTTGAACATGTCGTGGGCGAGGAGCTTGCCGAGAAGCTCTCAAAAGCCGGCGATGTGGAGTCGCTGTCTATTGCCATGATGGAGGCGTACAACGCCTTGTCGAGGTTGCAAAACGAACTAGAAGCGCAGATTGCAGAAGCGAAAAAACTCTACGAACAATACTCGGCAAGAGTTAGGAAAATTGATGAGGAGATAGCCGAGGCACGGGAAAGGCTAAAAAGACTTGAGAAGTACTACGCTCGTTTCAAGGAGTTACAGAAGACTATCCAGTCAGTGGATTCGGCTCGCGCCTCGCTGGCGGAGCTTAGAAGACAGATTCAGACGTTGGAAAGAGAGGTTTCTTACTCCTCCGCGTTGAGAGTAGTGGCGCTCTACGCCGCGGAGACTGGGGCAGAAAAGTGCCCCATATGCGGCGCTCCTGTGCGGAAAGAGGATCTCCTTCGCCGTGTGGAGGAGGTGGAGGCTAGACACGGAACTCTCATCAAGGAGGTGGAGGAGCTGAAGGAGAGGGCTTCTCAGCTGGAAAAAGCCGTGGAAGAGGCGGAGGCGCTAAGCGGCGAGGTCGCGGAGTATCTAGCCGTGAAGACTAGATTAGAGGAGCTTGAAACCGAGAGGGAAGAGGCAGCAAAGAAGGCGTTGCAAGCAGAGAAATCCTGGAAACAGCTTGAGAAGAAGACAGAAAGACTACGCTTGTTGCTGGCTAGAGTTGATAGAAGAACTATATCCGATACCCTCGCCAAGTATGGAAGGGCTGTAAGGATTAGAGAGTTGCGTAAGCGTTTAAGAGAAATCGAGGACTCGTTGAAAAAGATCGGGATCACGAGCGATGTCATAAACATTGATGTAAACTGGAGAGAGGTCGTAGAGGAGCTTGAAAAAACCTCGCGCAAACTCGCCGAGGCATATAGAGAGAAAGCCCTCCTAGAAGAAGTTGTGAGAGAAGTCGGCGAAGACGCCGAGGCGTTAAAAAAGAAACTGGACAACACCCTGTACGCCTATGGCAAGTTGCAGGAGGTTAAGGCTAAGCTGGAGCTTGCCAAGATCAACGCGAGGGCGCGGCTCCTTGAGGTGGCTAGGAGCAGATTCAACGAGGTATTCACCTCTCTGTACAGATATGGCGACATCGTAAGGGTTGATGCCGACTTAGAACAGCGCAGAGGCTTCTACGACTTCCACGCCATAACTCCCACCGGGGATAGATATGGAATCTCTAAGCTCAGCGACGGTCAGCGACTCTCCATAGCCCTTGCCCTCGCGCTGGCGCTCCGGGACATCGCAAGAATAAACTTGGGATTTGTAATCTTCGACGAGCCGATCCCCTACGTGGATGTGAACATAAGAAGAGCCTTTGCCGAAGTGGTCAAGGCGCTGGCGAGCCGTTTCCAGATAGTTGTCGCTACCCAGTCGAGGGAATTCGCGGAGATGATAAAAGAAGCGGTTCCCAACGCGCTCCTCTTCAAGGTGGATAAAAAAGAGAGCTCCGAGGCAGTAGTGGAGTCCTAG
- a CDS encoding Hsp20/alpha crystallin family protein, protein MDPVKKLEEGLKELYDSNAGKVERQPDVDIYDLGENLVIYVDLPGVRKDSIKVRVYDRSVEVVASPAQYEGGGKPLRRERISNFPVARKIELPFRLRVDSAKAVYRDGVLQIVIAKAGEYGVAELKID, encoded by the coding sequence ATGGACCCTGTCAAGAAATTAGAAGAGGGGCTTAAAGAGCTGTACGATTCCAACGCGGGCAAGGTAGAACGGCAACCAGACGTAGACATTTACGACTTGGGCGAAAACCTTGTCATATACGTCGATCTGCCGGGGGTGAGAAAAGACAGCATAAAGGTGAGAGTATACGACAGATCTGTCGAAGTGGTGGCGTCACCCGCCCAGTACGAGGGAGGCGGTAAACCGCTTAGGAGGGAGAGGATTTCCAACTTCCCCGTGGCGAGAAAGATAGAGCTTCCCTTCAGGCTTAGAGTCGACAGCGCCAAGGCCGTATACAGAGACGGGGTGTTGCAAATCGTAATTGCTAAAGCGGGCGAGTACGGAGTCGCCGAGCTTAAGATAGACTAA
- a CDS encoding actin/actin family protein, translated as MVSDAYRLKYTFGVDYGTSYVKYGPITLNEPRVVQTRGLFLRDLPESVKMRIPPDVLSRGLVVGDEEVRKYLSSVRDVQRNLKYPLRDGIAKRDDEDAWRVLKELARFTLGQFPISDKEFEGWIISIALSALAPDYMYRAFFDIYTELSDEFKIYAVTILPQPLAVAIAENAVNCIIVEGGHGNIQIAPISFALIREGLVALNRGGAEANAITREILKDMGYSDIAREEYAVETVKRAVGLVPKNLKEAIKTAKTNPERFVTKVRLSPVVEVEFPKEYAWTRFLIGEIVFDPNHEEISSYIEQSRLTIENAVIGDVTLYGEMDVATAVITSLRNVSVEIQERVASQVILSGGAFNWRVPAGLEDVAADSVTRIKIALEEKNPVLASRVNIRMVSEPQYSVWRGAVIYGYALPLTLEWSDTTKEGWMYPKKTK; from the coding sequence GTGGTCTCCGATGCCTATAGGCTGAAGTACACCTTCGGCGTAGACTACGGTACCAGCTACGTCAAGTACGGCCCTATCACGCTTAATGAGCCAAGGGTTGTGCAGACCAGGGGGCTGTTCCTAAGGGACCTCCCTGAGTCGGTCAAGATGCGGATCCCCCCCGACGTGCTGTCGAGGGGGCTAGTGGTCGGCGACGAGGAGGTGAGGAAGTACCTCTCAAGTGTGAGGGATGTGCAACGCAACCTAAAGTACCCCCTTAGAGATGGCATAGCGAAGAGAGATGATGAGGACGCTTGGCGCGTGTTAAAAGAGCTCGCGAGATTCACCTTAGGCCAGTTTCCGATATCGGACAAGGAATTTGAGGGGTGGATAATCTCCATCGCCCTCTCCGCCTTGGCCCCCGACTATATGTATAGGGCCTTTTTCGACATATACACAGAGCTATCAGACGAGTTCAAAATATACGCAGTGACGATTTTACCTCAGCCCCTAGCAGTGGCTATTGCGGAAAACGCCGTTAACTGCATAATTGTGGAGGGGGGTCATGGCAATATCCAAATTGCGCCGATTAGCTTCGCCCTTATTCGGGAGGGGCTAGTGGCGTTGAATAGAGGAGGCGCAGAGGCCAACGCCATCACGAGGGAGATACTGAAAGACATGGGCTACAGCGATATAGCCAGGGAGGAATACGCGGTCGAGACTGTGAAAAGGGCAGTGGGCCTAGTCCCGAAGAACTTGAAGGAGGCGATTAAGACAGCAAAGACTAACCCTGAGAGGTTCGTGACGAAGGTACGGCTTTCTCCAGTCGTTGAGGTGGAGTTCCCCAAGGAGTATGCGTGGACTAGGTTCCTCATAGGAGAGATAGTATTTGATCCAAACCACGAGGAGATAAGTAGCTACATTGAGCAGTCCCGCTTAACTATTGAAAACGCCGTGATCGGCGACGTCACGCTCTACGGTGAGATGGACGTGGCCACTGCGGTGATTACATCGCTTAGGAACGTCTCCGTGGAGATACAAGAGAGAGTTGCCTCTCAGGTAATTCTAAGCGGCGGGGCCTTCAATTGGCGCGTCCCAGCAGGTCTTGAAGACGTGGCCGCCGACAGCGTCACAAGGATTAAGATCGCTCTCGAGGAGAAAAACCCCGTTCTCGCCTCGCGAGTGAACATAAGGATGGTGTCAGAGCCCCAGTACTCCGTGTGGAGAGGTGCGGTGATCTACGGCTACGCCCTACCCCTAACTCTGGAGTGGTCTGATACCACGAAGGAGGGGTGGATGTACCCAAAAAAGACTAAGTAG
- a CDS encoding arcadin 1, with product MVAIRGVVVSKQLVYDPAGTRYVKIDIIEEKELPGPVAAFSAQDEQAAQLMREVMPLVTQIVRSLPFGGGKITVPRVTLWLTDEELEIYGDIDVGDVVAIQVEGGTVTIKPES from the coding sequence ATGGTTGCAATTAGGGGCGTAGTTGTTTCAAAGCAACTTGTCTACGACCCTGCCGGTACGAGGTATGTGAAGATCGACATAATTGAGGAGAAGGAGCTTCCAGGCCCCGTAGCTGCCTTTTCTGCACAAGATGAACAAGCGGCTCAGTTAATGCGGGAGGTTATGCCTCTAGTGACGCAGATAGTGCGCTCTCTTCCATTCGGTGGGGGCAAGATAACAGTGCCCCGAGTTACTCTCTGGCTCACTGATGAGGAGCTAGAGATATACGGCGATATTGATGTGGGAGATGTCGTAGCTATACAAGTAGAAGGTGGGACCGTTACTATCAAGCCAGAAAGTTAA
- a CDS encoding TrmB family transcriptional regulator: protein MDQLGKVLASFGIGKREVDIYLALVERGEMTARELSDLLGIPYTKIYAHLERLERLGLITPTGGVRPAKFRATPPVEVYRILVRQTSEVLKTLKPFFDSLQIVYESRYAAATSTFLTLIRGAERVSDLINEVLSEAETEAYLALPFEELISYKLFATIVEESKRISIKVLTTVRLRVKFDLPPRVEVRAVPEMFGGGAIGGSVLIFVKHGGEISGVYSNERFIAEIAKTYFYNVWQRAK, encoded by the coding sequence GTGGATCAGCTGGGCAAAGTGCTGGCGTCTTTTGGCATTGGGAAGAGGGAGGTGGACATATACCTAGCGCTAGTGGAGAGGGGGGAGATGACTGCTAGGGAGCTATCCGACCTGCTGGGCATACCCTACACCAAGATATATGCACATCTTGAAAGGCTGGAGAGACTTGGCTTAATCACACCGACAGGCGGTGTGCGGCCGGCTAAATTCAGAGCTACACCCCCCGTGGAGGTATACAGAATATTAGTGAGGCAGACTTCCGAAGTTCTAAAGACTTTGAAGCCGTTTTTTGACAGCCTGCAGATAGTCTATGAGTCCAGATACGCGGCGGCAACGTCGACATTTCTCACACTAATACGCGGCGCCGAGAGGGTCTCCGACTTGATCAACGAGGTGTTGTCCGAAGCTGAGACTGAGGCATATCTAGCTCTACCTTTCGAAGAACTTATCTCCTACAAGCTGTTCGCCACGATAGTAGAGGAGTCTAAGCGTATTTCAATTAAGGTGCTCACTACAGTGCGGCTAAGGGTGAAGTTTGACCTGCCCCCCCGGGTGGAGGTAAGGGCCGTCCCCGAGATGTTCGGCGGGGGCGCCATAGGGGGTTCGGTATTGATATTTGTCAAGCACGGCGGCGAAATCTCTGGTGTTTACTCCAACGAGCGTTTTATAGCGGAAATCGCCAAGACATACTTCTATAACGTATGGCAACGGGCAAAATAG